From a region of the Hyalangium minutum genome:
- a CDS encoding ATP-grasp domain-containing protein: MMSKMLILARGDGRAFTALDGSSILEGLPFPVVVFADKANAKYFEKVDTEIVRWSNKDDVHQRALRRHAEHGVFAVATLDEQMVDLAAVLRKEMGIGGAHPEHSQRFRNKVVMKEALRAAGVRVPEHTSCADRAAVEALLAKYQRLAIKPVDGQGSRDVSFVQTQQEVEHWYSQTQAPNGFEAEEFIDGVLYHVNAVVRDGKSLVTASAPYLPGMANIDFAAGTPFVSVLLTEGELKARLEAFSDRVVEVLALGNGVTHMECFVTSKGEIVFLEIAARPGGGGIVLMIEGQYGVNYSRALLLLEGGRGDLLPPIQAKTGQTLGLMGFRNSLAGFVKRAATPEMFSESWIRHVKIDLKPGQFLPPAAHCTDFTGLLVFSSADHAEFDVRRVSLYERFYSSLEVQGL; encoded by the coding sequence TCGCCGACAAGGCCAACGCGAAGTACTTCGAGAAGGTCGACACGGAGATCGTCCGGTGGAGCAATAAGGACGACGTGCATCAGCGAGCGCTCCGGCGGCATGCCGAGCACGGGGTCTTCGCCGTCGCCACGCTGGACGAACAGATGGTCGACCTGGCTGCCGTGCTCCGCAAGGAGATGGGGATTGGTGGAGCACACCCCGAGCACTCCCAGCGCTTCCGCAACAAGGTCGTCATGAAGGAGGCGCTGCGCGCGGCGGGCGTCCGCGTGCCCGAGCACACCAGCTGCGCGGATCGGGCCGCCGTCGAGGCGCTGCTCGCGAAGTATCAGCGGCTTGCGATCAAGCCTGTGGACGGGCAGGGCTCACGCGACGTCTCGTTTGTACAGACCCAGCAGGAGGTCGAGCACTGGTATTCCCAGACTCAGGCGCCGAACGGCTTCGAGGCGGAGGAGTTCATCGACGGAGTGCTCTACCATGTCAACGCGGTTGTCCGCGACGGCAAGTCCCTGGTCACGGCGAGCGCGCCGTACTTGCCGGGAATGGCCAACATCGACTTCGCGGCGGGCACGCCCTTTGTGAGCGTCCTGCTCACCGAGGGGGAGCTGAAGGCGCGGCTGGAGGCCTTCTCGGATCGCGTGGTGGAGGTGTTGGCGCTCGGAAACGGCGTCACACATATGGAGTGCTTCGTCACTTCGAAGGGCGAGATCGTCTTCCTGGAGATCGCGGCGCGGCCTGGAGGCGGTGGCATCGTCCTGATGATCGAGGGGCAGTACGGCGTGAACTACTCGCGAGCCCTCCTGCTCCTTGAGGGGGGCCGTGGAGACCTGCTCCCACCCATCCAGGCGAAGACAGGACAGACGCTGGGGCTCATGGGGTTCCGCAACTCACTCGCGGGCTTCGTCAAGCGCGCGGCGACGCCCGAGATGTTCTCCGAGAGCTGGATCCGCCACGTGAAGATCGATCTCAAGCCCGGTCAGTTCCTGCCCCCGGCGGCGCACTGCACGGACTTCACGGGGCTGCTCGTGTTCTCGTCCGCCGACCACGCGGAGTTCGACGTGCGGCGGGTCTCTCTGTACGAACGGTTTTACTCGTCACTGGAGGTCCAGGGGCTGTAG
- a CDS encoding phosphopantetheine-binding protein — protein sequence MGTQAEKAGAANEVVDKLRQVVLEVLKLDISPRELSGDTNLYELGLESLNVVVLLTSIEKAFDIVIDVEDLSADLFSRWDDLAAFVESKVNGR from the coding sequence ATGGGAACCCAGGCTGAGAAGGCCGGTGCTGCCAACGAGGTTGTCGACAAGCTCCGCCAAGTCGTGCTCGAGGTCCTGAAGCTGGACATCTCTCCGCGCGAGCTCTCTGGCGACACCAACCTGTACGAGCTTGGTCTCGAGTCGCTGAACGTGGTCGTCCTCCTGACCTCCATCGAGAAGGCGTTCGACATCGTCATCGACGTGGAAGATCTGTCTGCGGACCTGTTCAGCCGCTGGGATGACCTGGCTGCGTTCGTGGAGAGCAAGGTCAATGGCCGCTGA
- a CDS encoding MATE family efflux transporter: MTASTPLEAQAGSRGISAVVRDLCVLAMKTVATQVVPVLSSLYVASLVAKDSGLSFSSYSLVNSINLTAFLAVSGFLQALYFAAGQALGRRNPGAYGAAIASGAVLALSLGVVLTVLSLVIGPILGLLGLDSEVVALARPLGLAGALDVIPSFLLVVYRVHASLREKAGFVSLVYAAGAVGSAILSVFTLDLMKELVGSVAVGVLICVAATHWLMVLVAALSMRFMPELRFEPGVLAEAKAKLRSAMGLVSSVGWPIGVVMLLESLAPLVSSLVVGRYWVSVMPVHSIVLLWVSLCQVVPVGLGQAAVQRIAVLHSKGELVNRNRVAMTSLVLGTVFGAAIVAVFLSLPVELGAIFLGKAAFEPEAQEMLQHLMVQGGLLVAIQAFIIIGAAILRGVGQTRAPLAQCFVGYCVIASGSQILFGPVLGLGASGVWWGLVLGFGATALALMWRCYTELRSDLAAASPTGN, encoded by the coding sequence ATGACGGCGTCAACGCCCCTCGAGGCGCAAGCAGGTTCCAGAGGCATCTCCGCGGTCGTGCGGGATCTGTGCGTGCTCGCGATGAAGACGGTCGCCACGCAGGTGGTGCCCGTGCTGAGCAGCCTTTACGTCGCGAGCCTCGTCGCGAAGGACTCCGGGCTCTCGTTCTCCAGCTACTCGCTGGTGAACTCGATCAATCTGACCGCCTTCCTGGCCGTCTCGGGTTTCCTGCAGGCGCTCTACTTCGCCGCGGGACAGGCGCTGGGGCGGCGGAACCCGGGGGCCTACGGCGCGGCCATCGCCTCTGGGGCCGTGCTGGCGCTCTCGCTCGGGGTGGTCTTGACGGTGCTCAGCCTTGTCATTGGTCCCATTCTGGGCCTGCTCGGGCTGGACTCCGAGGTGGTGGCCCTGGCGCGCCCCCTGGGCTTGGCGGGCGCCCTGGACGTCATCCCCTCGTTCTTGCTGGTCGTCTACCGCGTCCACGCCTCGCTGCGGGAGAAGGCCGGCTTCGTGTCCCTCGTGTACGCGGCCGGAGCGGTGGGCTCGGCCATTCTCTCCGTGTTCACCCTGGATCTGATGAAGGAGCTGGTTGGATCGGTGGCCGTGGGCGTCCTCATCTGTGTCGCCGCGACGCACTGGTTGATGGTGCTCGTGGCCGCCCTGTCCATGCGCTTCATGCCCGAGTTGCGCTTCGAGCCGGGCGTCCTCGCGGAGGCGAAGGCCAAGCTGCGCTCGGCGATGGGGCTCGTCAGCTCCGTTGGCTGGCCGATTGGCGTTGTCATGCTGCTGGAGAGCCTCGCTCCGCTGGTCAGCTCGCTCGTCGTCGGACGCTACTGGGTGAGCGTGATGCCTGTGCACTCGATCGTGCTGCTGTGGGTGTCCCTGTGCCAGGTCGTCCCCGTCGGGCTGGGGCAGGCCGCCGTCCAGCGCATTGCCGTGCTGCACTCGAAGGGGGAGCTGGTCAACCGCAACCGGGTAGCGATGACGTCGTTGGTGCTGGGCACCGTGTTCGGAGCCGCGATCGTCGCGGTGTTCCTGTCACTTCCCGTGGAACTCGGGGCGATCTTCCTTGGGAAGGCCGCCTTTGAGCCCGAAGCGCAGGAGATGCTCCAGCACCTCATGGTCCAGGGGGGGCTCCTGGTCGCCATCCAGGCCTTCATCATCATCGGCGCGGCGATCCTCCGCGGCGTGGGGCAGACCCGGGCTCCGCTCGCGCAGTGCTTCGTGGGGTATTGCGTGATCGCCTCGGGCAGCCAAATCCTCTTCGGCCCGGTGCTGGGCTTGGGGGCGAGCGGCGTCTGGTGGGGGCTCGTTCTTGGCTTTGGCGCCACCGCCTTGGCGCTGATGTGGCGTTGCTACACTGAACTTCGTTCCGACTTGGCGGCGGCCTCGCCGACGGGCAACTGA
- a CDS encoding pentapeptide repeat-containing protein, with translation MSTINLNDVVHKIEAADSDLASSKFEDVRLSGSTFSEVSLAQSTFNNVLFDGSTITKASMVGVSFSDCQYEGMTIEGVPVKVLFETYQAAQKGSGKP, from the coding sequence ATGAGTACGATCAACCTCAACGACGTTGTCCACAAGATTGAAGCCGCTGACTCCGATCTGGCGTCCAGCAAGTTCGAGGACGTTCGGCTGTCCGGCAGCACTTTCTCGGAGGTCTCACTGGCCCAGTCGACCTTCAACAACGTCCTCTTCGACGGCAGCACCATCACCAAGGCCAGCATGGTGGGTGTCAGCTTCAGCGATTGCCAGTACGAGGGCATGACGATCGAGGGTGTGCCCGTGAAGGTCTTGTTCGAGACCTATCAGGCTGCGCAGAAGGGCTCCGGGAAGCCATGA
- a CDS encoding acyl-CoA dehydrogenase family protein: MRIDPEAVMNEIRREDPESWPLLEGMQKYIPPIAARADAEADIPGEFWSQVSVDLQNRVNMPVQYGGLVLTSTAVRRAVIFERIGRICPALPIGLPGPGLSAPPVIALGTEEQKVAYFKRFLGQTRPVWGAFAITEPQGGSDAASMSTVATRTGNEYVLNGTKCFITSGGRADVVVVFASLDPSKGRFAIRAFVVPSGTPGFSVDRCEDMMGLRASQLASLSFTDCRLPAESMLGHTGKRGPLIDAFTGAQAAWDYMRPVLSSLINGGCLGMVEYAEQCLADGEAELQRARIEQAREELGMFRARIASSQMLALRAAWKFDSGARASTDASLAKAFASTVSMELAHRLAAMFPARAATPGDRIEKFYRDAKAFDILEGTGDMQRLMIARAYQH; the protein is encoded by the coding sequence ATGAGGATTGATCCTGAAGCGGTGATGAACGAGATCCGGCGCGAGGATCCGGAGTCCTGGCCGCTTCTCGAGGGCATGCAGAAATACATTCCTCCGATCGCCGCGCGGGCTGATGCGGAGGCGGACATCCCGGGCGAGTTCTGGTCGCAGGTGTCCGTCGACCTGCAGAATCGCGTGAACATGCCGGTCCAATATGGTGGCCTCGTGCTCACGTCCACGGCGGTTCGTAGGGCTGTGATCTTCGAGCGCATCGGGCGCATCTGCCCGGCGCTGCCGATTGGCCTGCCCGGCCCGGGGCTGTCGGCTCCACCGGTGATCGCGCTGGGGACGGAGGAGCAGAAGGTCGCCTACTTCAAGCGCTTCCTGGGGCAGACGCGGCCCGTGTGGGGGGCCTTCGCCATCACCGAGCCGCAGGGCGGCTCGGACGCCGCGTCCATGAGCACGGTGGCCACGCGCACTGGGAATGAGTACGTGTTGAACGGCACCAAGTGCTTCATCACGAGCGGGGGGAGGGCGGACGTGGTCGTGGTGTTCGCCTCGCTCGATCCCAGCAAGGGACGCTTCGCCATTCGCGCCTTCGTGGTGCCGAGCGGCACGCCGGGGTTCTCGGTGGACCGGTGCGAGGACATGATGGGACTCCGGGCGAGCCAGCTGGCGTCCCTGTCATTCACCGACTGCCGGCTGCCTGCGGAGAGCATGCTCGGACACACGGGCAAGCGCGGCCCCCTCATTGATGCCTTTACCGGCGCGCAGGCCGCGTGGGACTACATGCGGCCCGTCCTCTCCTCGCTCATCAACGGCGGCTGCCTGGGCATGGTGGAGTATGCCGAGCAGTGCCTCGCGGACGGCGAGGCGGAGCTGCAACGAGCCCGGATCGAGCAGGCGCGAGAGGAGCTTGGCATGTTCCGGGCCCGTATCGCCTCGTCGCAGATGCTGGCGCTGCGTGCCGCGTGGAAGTTCGATTCGGGAGCGCGCGCGTCGACCGACGCGTCGCTTGCCAAGGCGTTCGCCTCCACGGTCTCGATGGAGCTGGCACACCGGCTGGCGGCGATGTTCCCGGCGAGGGCTGCCACGCCCGGAGATCGCATCGAGAAGTTCTATCGCGACGCGAAGGCCTTCGACATCCTGGAGGGAACGGGCGACATGCAGCGCCTGATGATCGCCAGAGCCTACCAGCACTGA
- a CDS encoding acyl-CoA dehydrogenase family protein produces the protein MNPQETFSAPVDFGRAPVAEPFMSAAGAIATANRSLSGMDRRQLSQAVERVRGLELASVLPELESRDDGPVLLFHMAELLGHAHLLSAWQGLSIIPARVAELPPSVEIAAIPDASAARWVAWLPVVDPASPPSVALGGPSGVLPLGPSGKEGPVPGLTGSRTNGLLGFPLGEVLTWTLQPGLTGGDVGMQPLAPSAWGTYVRAQLALLSGLLTGATRRLVEEAYAYAKTRQAAGKPIIQHQAVALRLADLALNHEALALYLTASVERCQPPGMKGGLEELSVGHISDLSFRIARDAVQTAAGHGYVEGLPFRRLFEQVRTLTVMIGAMKAASALSVSTS, from the coding sequence GTGAACCCTCAAGAGACCTTTTCTGCTCCAGTTGACTTCGGGCGTGCGCCGGTCGCCGAGCCCTTCATGAGCGCGGCTGGGGCTATCGCCACGGCCAACCGCAGCCTCTCCGGGATGGACCGCAGGCAGCTGTCGCAGGCGGTCGAGCGGGTGCGGGGGCTTGAGCTCGCCAGCGTGCTGCCCGAACTTGAGAGCCGCGACGACGGGCCGGTGTTGCTGTTCCACATGGCCGAGCTGCTCGGGCATGCCCACCTGCTGTCCGCTTGGCAGGGCCTGTCCATCATCCCCGCAAGGGTGGCGGAGCTCCCGCCGTCGGTGGAGATCGCCGCCATTCCGGACGCCAGCGCCGCGCGGTGGGTGGCGTGGCTTCCCGTTGTCGACCCAGCCAGCCCGCCCTCGGTGGCGCTCGGTGGCCCGAGCGGGGTGCTCCCCCTGGGGCCGTCCGGCAAAGAGGGGCCCGTGCCGGGGCTCACCGGCTCGCGGACGAACGGCCTGCTGGGCTTTCCGTTGGGGGAGGTGCTCACCTGGACCCTCCAGCCGGGGCTGACGGGCGGAGATGTGGGCATGCAGCCGCTGGCGCCGAGCGCCTGGGGCACCTATGTCCGCGCCCAGCTGGCCTTGCTGTCCGGGCTGCTCACCGGGGCGACGCGGCGGCTCGTCGAAGAGGCCTATGCCTACGCAAAGACGCGGCAGGCTGCGGGGAAGCCCATCATCCAGCACCAGGCGGTCGCCCTGCGTCTGGCCGATCTGGCGTTGAACCACGAAGCGCTCGCGCTCTATCTCACTGCGAGCGTCGAGCGGTGCCAGCCGCCTGGAATGAAGGGCGGGCTCGAGGAGCTCAGCGTCGGCCACATCAGCGACCTCTCCTTCCGGATCGCGCGCGACGCGGTGCAGACGGCTGCGGGGCACGGCTATGTCGAGGGCCTGCCGTTCCGCCGGCTGTTCGAGCAAGTCCGGACCCTGACCGTCATGATCGGCGCCATGAAGGCCGCCTCTGCGCTGTCCGTCTCCACGTCCTGA
- a CDS encoding acyl-CoA ligase (AMP-forming), exosortase A system-associated: protein MATPYLLHHLIDQAASRTPDAESLRYRGQALTYAQLAAMQDGFARGLQATGVERFARVGIYLSKSYETVAAAFGATKAGCCFVPINPVLKALQVEHILSDCNAQVLVTSRERYLSLRDTLSKHSSLQTVVLTSDSCPPVPEGAQYRLQTWAEFVSSGSPAPIRVADIDMAAILYTSGSTGRPKGVVISHRNLVSGAASVSSYLENRADDRLLAVLPLSFDAGFSQLTTAFTVGGSAVLLDYTMPMEVLKTLARERITGLTAVPPLYIQLSELEWPAEINEHLRYFANTGGKMPRETLARLRARVPSAKPYLMYGLTEAFRSSFLPPEEVDRRPDSIGRAIPNQELLVLRPDGTPCAPNEPGELVHRGSTVSLGYWNDPEKTAERFRPLPRRINGLVLPEFAVFSGDTVQMDEEGFLYFIGRNDEMLKSSGYRISPMEIEEAIYSTGLIAEVAAVGLPDERLGHRIAVILLPREPGQFSTDALLRALQKTLPPYMVPHRVEVRDATLPRNGNGKIDRKSLQRELLEAEAEGKEVPAQPASKPSLQRVV from the coding sequence ATGGCTACGCCGTATCTCCTTCACCATCTCATCGATCAGGCGGCCAGCCGGACCCCCGACGCCGAGAGCTTGCGGTACAGGGGGCAGGCGCTCACGTACGCGCAGCTGGCCGCGATGCAGGACGGCTTCGCACGGGGCCTGCAGGCCACTGGGGTGGAGCGCTTCGCGCGCGTTGGGATCTACCTGTCGAAGTCGTACGAGACGGTGGCGGCCGCCTTTGGCGCCACGAAGGCGGGCTGCTGCTTCGTTCCGATCAACCCCGTGCTCAAGGCCCTGCAGGTCGAGCACATCCTCAGCGATTGTAACGCGCAGGTGTTGGTGACGTCCCGTGAGCGCTACCTGTCGCTCCGTGACACGCTCTCCAAGCACTCCTCGCTGCAGACGGTGGTGCTGACCTCTGACAGCTGCCCGCCCGTGCCGGAGGGGGCCCAGTACAGGCTGCAGACGTGGGCGGAGTTCGTCTCAAGCGGGTCGCCCGCGCCCATCCGGGTGGCGGACATCGACATGGCCGCCATCCTCTACACCTCGGGGAGTACGGGGAGGCCCAAGGGCGTGGTGATCAGCCACCGCAACTTGGTGTCCGGGGCGGCGAGCGTCTCGAGCTATCTCGAGAACCGCGCCGACGACCGGCTGCTGGCGGTGCTCCCGCTGTCCTTCGACGCCGGGTTCTCGCAGCTGACGACAGCGTTCACGGTAGGCGGCAGCGCGGTGCTGCTGGACTACACGATGCCGATGGAGGTTCTGAAGACGCTGGCGCGTGAACGCATCACCGGCCTGACGGCGGTGCCGCCGCTCTACATCCAGCTCTCCGAGCTCGAGTGGCCGGCGGAGATCAACGAGCACCTGCGCTACTTCGCCAACACCGGTGGGAAGATGCCGCGGGAGACGCTCGCGCGGCTGCGGGCGCGGGTCCCCTCGGCGAAGCCCTATCTCATGTACGGGCTGACCGAGGCTTTCCGTTCCAGCTTCCTGCCTCCAGAGGAGGTCGACCGCCGCCCCGACTCGATTGGACGCGCCATTCCCAACCAGGAACTGCTGGTGTTGCGGCCGGACGGCACCCCTTGCGCGCCGAACGAGCCGGGTGAGCTCGTCCATCGTGGCTCCACGGTCAGTCTCGGCTACTGGAATGACCCGGAGAAGACGGCGGAGCGGTTCCGTCCACTCCCCCGGCGCATCAACGGGCTGGTACTGCCTGAGTTCGCCGTGTTCTCCGGCGATACCGTGCAGATGGACGAGGAGGGCTTCCTCTACTTCATCGGGCGAAACGACGAGATGCTCAAGTCGTCGGGATACCGCATCAGCCCGATGGAGATCGAGGAGGCGATCTACTCGACCGGGCTGATCGCCGAGGTGGCGGCAGTCGGGCTGCCGGACGAGCGGCTCGGACATCGCATCGCCGTCATCCTGCTGCCCCGGGAGCCGGGCCAGTTCAGCACCGACGCGCTCCTGCGCGCGCTGCAGAAGACGCTGCCGCCCTACATGGTGCCCCACCGTGTCGAGGTGCGCGACGCGACCCTGCCTCGGAATGGGAACGGGAAGATTGACCGCAAGAGTCTCCAGCGAGAGCTCCTCGAAGCAGAGGCGGAGGGCAAGGAAGTCCCGGCGCAGCCGGCCTCGAAGCCCTCCCTGCAGCGCGTTGTCTGA
- a CDS encoding pyridoxal-dependent decarboxylase, exosortase A system-associated has product MKAVEAVRTEPPKSGTWGDWPRNDGGELLVGGQPLSRVVEAVGGTPCYLYDRQRITERVQGLRGALSPRVRLHYAIKANPMPALVFHLAGLADGLDVASAGELRVALDTGKSPEHISFAGPGKSERELRQAHAAGILVNVESFREVRLLEGISRQTGRSARVAVRANLPFALRASGMKMTGGAQQFGVDAERVPELIGEIQRAGLDFEGFHLFAGSQNLRADAIIEAQSRSFELAREWAQQLKVPLRSLNLGGGFGIPYTPADKPLEVRSVIEHLNTLAERARAECPETELVIELGRYLVGEAGLYVCRVLDRKISREQVFLVTDGGMHHHLAASGNFGQVIRKNYPVAVNGKQEVTEVASVVGPLCTPLDLLADKAWLPQANEGDLIVVFQSGAYGRSASPREFLSHPSALEALV; this is encoded by the coding sequence ATGAAAGCAGTCGAGGCCGTACGGACGGAGCCCCCCAAGAGTGGGACCTGGGGGGATTGGCCGCGCAACGACGGGGGCGAGCTCCTCGTCGGGGGACAGCCGTTGTCGCGAGTGGTCGAAGCGGTGGGCGGAACGCCGTGCTACCTCTACGATCGGCAGCGGATCACCGAGCGTGTCCAGGGACTTCGCGGGGCGCTGTCTCCCCGCGTGAGGCTCCACTACGCCATCAAGGCGAACCCGATGCCCGCCCTCGTCTTCCACTTGGCGGGTTTGGCGGACGGGTTGGACGTGGCATCGGCTGGAGAGCTGCGCGTCGCGCTCGATACGGGCAAGTCCCCCGAGCACATCAGCTTCGCTGGTCCTGGGAAGAGTGAGCGCGAGCTGAGGCAGGCGCACGCCGCTGGCATCCTCGTCAACGTCGAGTCATTCCGGGAGGTGCGGCTGCTGGAGGGGATCTCCCGGCAGACGGGCCGCAGTGCGCGGGTCGCCGTCCGCGCGAACCTGCCGTTCGCGCTCCGGGCGTCGGGGATGAAGATGACAGGAGGCGCGCAGCAGTTCGGCGTTGACGCCGAGCGGGTGCCAGAGCTCATTGGGGAGATCCAGCGAGCTGGGTTGGACTTCGAGGGTTTCCACCTGTTCGCCGGTTCGCAGAACCTGCGCGCGGACGCCATCATCGAAGCGCAGTCGCGGAGCTTCGAGCTCGCGCGGGAGTGGGCGCAGCAACTCAAGGTGCCGCTGCGCTCGCTCAACCTGGGCGGCGGGTTTGGCATCCCGTATACGCCGGCCGACAAGCCGCTTGAGGTTCGCTCGGTCATCGAGCATCTGAACACTCTTGCCGAGCGTGCCCGCGCCGAGTGTCCAGAGACGGAGCTCGTCATCGAGCTGGGGCGTTATCTGGTGGGCGAGGCGGGGCTCTATGTGTGCCGCGTGCTCGATCGGAAGATCTCTCGGGAGCAGGTGTTCCTCGTGACGGACGGGGGCATGCACCATCACCTCGCCGCCTCCGGCAACTTTGGTCAGGTGATCCGCAAGAACTACCCGGTGGCGGTCAACGGGAAGCAAGAGGTGACCGAGGTGGCGAGCGTGGTCGGTCCGCTGTGCACACCGCTCGATCTGCTGGCGGACAAGGCCTGGCTCCCGCAGGCGAATGAGGGGGACCTCATCGTGGTCTTCCAGTCGGGGGCGTACGGCCGATCCGCCAGTCCTCGGGAGTTCCTCAGCCATCCGAGCGCGCTGGAAGCCCTCGTGTAG
- a CDS encoding benzoate-CoA ligase family protein, protein MHATDLPLYYNAVDILERNLPARADKVALYSPQREMTFRQISDEANQTGNALKALGVRFGEHVGILAFDGPEWVTTFFGTVKIGAIAVGLNTLLKAHDYEYMLRDSRVRVLVVQQELLPIIQQIRSRLPVLQHVVVIGTGSHEGCLTYSEWIQSQPTTLETEQTHRDDICSLNYSSGTTGEPKGIHHSHKVYPLTAQLWGANVLGLRESDRTFAVAKLFFTFGTGGNLIFPWYVGASCVLFPGAPRVATNVLGMIDRFKPTIFFNAPTGYAAALAVKEFSNYDLSSLRLCVSASEAMPAPLWHAWKERTGVDIIDGIGCTENFHIFISNRPGDIQPGSSGKPVPGYEIKLTDDEGKPVGAGEIGNLHVRGETAALCYLHQHAQSLRTFRGEWLVTGDKYFVDADGYYWHAGRSDDMLKVGGIWVSPVEVESSLLKHAAVLECAVVGHADPSNLIKPKAFVVLKQGHTPSNELAQELIDHCLEHMGAYKRPRWVEFVAELPKTATGKIQRYRLRLAA, encoded by the coding sequence ATGCACGCAACCGACCTGCCGCTCTACTACAACGCAGTCGACATCCTCGAACGCAACCTCCCCGCCCGCGCGGACAAGGTGGCGCTCTACAGCCCGCAGCGGGAGATGACCTTCCGTCAGATCTCCGACGAGGCGAACCAGACCGGCAACGCGCTCAAGGCGCTCGGGGTGCGCTTCGGCGAGCACGTGGGCATCCTCGCCTTTGACGGGCCCGAGTGGGTGACCACCTTCTTCGGCACGGTGAAGATCGGCGCCATCGCGGTGGGGCTCAACACCCTGCTCAAGGCGCATGACTACGAGTACATGCTGCGCGACTCGCGCGTGCGGGTGCTCGTGGTCCAACAGGAGCTGCTGCCCATCATCCAGCAGATCCGCTCACGGCTGCCCGTCCTCCAGCACGTGGTCGTCATTGGGACAGGGAGCCATGAGGGCTGCCTCACGTACAGCGAGTGGATCCAGAGCCAGCCCACCACGCTGGAGACCGAGCAGACCCACCGGGATGACATCTGCTCGCTGAACTACTCCAGCGGGACCACGGGGGAGCCGAAGGGCATCCACCACTCCCACAAGGTCTATCCGCTCACGGCCCAGCTCTGGGGTGCGAACGTGCTGGGCCTGCGCGAGAGCGACCGCACCTTCGCGGTGGCCAAGCTGTTCTTCACCTTTGGGACCGGCGGCAACCTCATCTTCCCCTGGTACGTCGGCGCCAGCTGCGTGCTCTTTCCGGGGGCCCCCCGCGTCGCGACGAACGTGCTCGGGATGATCGATCGCTTCAAGCCGACCATCTTCTTCAACGCGCCCACCGGCTATGCCGCGGCGTTGGCGGTGAAGGAGTTCTCCAACTACGATCTGTCCTCGCTGCGCCTGTGCGTCTCCGCCAGCGAAGCCATGCCCGCCCCGCTCTGGCATGCGTGGAAGGAGCGGACGGGGGTGGACATCATCGACGGCATTGGCTGCACGGAGAACTTCCACATCTTCATCTCGAACCGGCCCGGCGACATCCAGCCCGGCAGCAGCGGCAAGCCCGTCCCTGGCTACGAGATCAAGCTGACCGATGACGAAGGCAAGCCCGTGGGGGCCGGAGAGATCGGCAACCTGCACGTGAGGGGGGAGACGGCCGCCCTCTGCTACCTGCACCAGCACGCGCAGAGCCTGCGGACCTTCCGTGGAGAGTGGCTGGTCACCGGAGACAAGTACTTCGTCGACGCGGACGGCTACTACTGGCACGCCGGGCGCTCGGACGACATGCTGAAGGTCGGCGGCATCTGGGTCTCGCCGGTGGAAGTCGAGAGCTCGCTGCTCAAGCACGCGGCAGTCCTGGAGTGCGCCGTTGTCGGGCACGCGGACCCGAGCAACCTCATCAAGCCCAAGGCCTTCGTCGTCCTGAAGCAGGGGCACACTCCCTCGAACGAGCTGGCTCAGGAGCTCATCGATCACTGCCTTGAGCACATGGGCGCCTACAAGCGCCCGCGCTGGGTGGAGTTCGTCGCCGAGCTGCCCAAGACGGCCACGGGGAAGATCCAGCGGTACCGGCTGCGGCTGGCGGCGTAG